A segment of the Streptomyces sp. Tu 2975 genome:
CCGGCCAGCCCGTCTCCGTACTGGTCGAACTGGACACCGCCCCCGACACGGGGTCCGGTTACCGGTGGTCGTCGTCCGACGGGCCGCCGTACGCGCTCGAATCCATGACCCTGACCGGCGGCGCCGTCCACCTGGCCGAGCAGCGCCCGATCGATTGGCTGCTGCCGTGACCCGGACCGAGAACGACGCACACCGTCCCCAGCAGCAGTTGCCGCCGGCAGGCCGCGGCAGGCACCGGCCGGAGGCGGCCACGCCGAGCGGCCGCCGCGGGACGCGCCGCGCCGCGCCGCCGCCCCGCCGCAAGCAACAGCGGCGCGGCAGCAGGCCCCGTTCGGTGCGCACCCCCACCGTGCTCCAGATGGAGGCCGTGGAGTGCGGGGCGGCCGCGCTCGCGATGGTGCTCTCCCACTACGGCCGCCATGTGCCGCTGGAGGAGCTCCGCATCGCCTGCGGCGTCTCCCGCGACGGCTCACGCGCCAGCAACGTCCTGAAGGCGGCCCGCAGTTACGGCCTTACCGCCAAGGGCATGCAGATGGAGGCGACCGCGCTCGCCGAGGTGCAGCCGCCCGCCATCCTGTTCTGGGAGTTCAACCACTACGTCGTCTACGAAGGCACGGGACGCAGGTTCGGCCGCCGCGGGGTACACATCAACGACCCCGACAAGGGGCGCCGTTTCGTTCCCCCGGAGGACTTCGACACCAGCTTCACCGGGGTGGCCCTGGTCTTCGAGCCGGACCGCAACTTCCGCAAGGGCGGGCGCAAGCCGGGCGTCATGGCGGCGGTCCCCGCCAGGATGCGCGGCACCGCGGGCACACTTTTCGCCGCCTTCCTCGCGAGCCTCCTCCTCGTCGCGGTGGGCGCGGCCGTGCCGGCGCTCAGCCGCACCTACATCGACATGTTCCTGATCGGCGGGCAGACCTCGCTGCTCGGGACCCTGTTCGCCGCCATGGCGGCGACGGTGGCGCTGACGGCCGTGCTCACCGGGCTCCAACAGGCGAACCTGCTGCGCGGGCGGATCATCTCCTCCACCCTCGGCAGCGCCCGCTTCCTGCGCCATCTCCTGCGGCTGCCCGTCACCTTCTTCGCCCAGCGCAGCCCGGCCGACCTGGTGCAGCGGCTGCAGTCCAACGACGCTGTGGCGGAGACCCTCGCGCGTGACCTCGCGGCGGCCGCCGTCGACGGCGTGGTGGTGATCCTCTACGCCGCGCTCCTGTGGAGCTACGATCCCCAGCTCACCGTCGTCGGTGTGCTGATCGCCCTGCTCAACGTCGTGGCGATGCGCATCGTCATCGGGCTGCGCGCCACCCACACCCAGAAACTGCGCGCCGACAGTGCCCGGCTCACCAACACCTCGTACACCGGCCTGCAGCTGATCGAGACCATGAAGGCGACCGGCGGGGAGAACGGGTTCTTCCGCCGGTGGGCCGGCCAGCACGCCACCACCCTGGACGTGCAGCAGCGTCTCGGTGTGCCCAGCGCGGTCCTGGCCGTCGTGGCACCGACCCTCGCCACACTCAACAGCGCCCTCATCCTGTGGATCGGTGGTCTGCGGGCCGTGGAAGGCCATATATCGATCGGTCTCCTTGTCGCCTTCCAGGCGCTGGTGGCCCGCTTCACTGCACCGATCACCAGGCTGAACGGAGTGGCCGGCCGGATCCAGGACTTCGCCGCGGACGTCGCCAGGCTCAAGGACGTCGAGAGCTTCCCCGTCGATCCCCTCTACTCCCGCGAGGAACCGGACCCGAGCAGCCGCCGGCTCAAGGGACATGTGACGCTCGAGAACATCACCTTCGGCTACAGCCCACTCGACGCGCCGCTGCTGAGCGGCTTCTCGCTGACCGTCGGCCCCGGCCGGCAGGTCGCCCTCGTCGGCGGCTCCGGGAGCGGCAAGTCCACCGTCTCCCGGCTGATATCGGGTCTCTACACCCCGTGGGAGGGCACCATCCGGATCGACGGCCGGCTGCTGGCGGACATCCCCCGCGGGGCGCTCGCCGCCTCCGTCTCCTTCGTCGACCAGGACATCTTCCTGTTCGAGGGCACCGTGCGCGACAACGTGACCCTGTGGGACCCCTCCATCCCCGACGAGGCCGTGGAGAGCGCTCTACGGGACGCGGCCGTGCACGACGTGATCATGCGCCGTCCCGAAGGCATCCACAGCCGCGTCGAACAGGACGGCCGCAACTTCTCCGGCGGACAGCGCCAGCGTCTCGAGATCGCCCGCGCCCTGGTGCGCCGGCCCAGCATCCTGGTGCTCGACGAGGTCACCAGCGCCCTGGACGCGGAGACCGAGCGCGTCATCATCGACAACCTCCGCCGGCGGGGCTGCGCGTGCGTGGTCATCGCCCACCGGCTGAGCACCGTGCGCGACAGCGACGAGATCGTCGTGCTGGACCACGGCGCGGTCGTCGAACGGGGCCGCCACGAGGAACTGGTCGCCGCCCAGGGGCCGTACGCCGAACTCGTCAAGGAGCACTGACGTGTCATCCGTACCCCCGGCGGCCACCGCCTTCCACCAGGCCCACGAGCAGTCCGACGCGGTGCTCCACGCACTCGGCGGCCTCGGCGTGCCCGTCGACACCAGCGGCCTGCGCAGCCTGCACCTCGAGGGACCGCAGGTGATGTGGCTCGTCATGGCCGGCGCCCTGGACCTGTTCGCCGTCGACGCGGCGGAAGAAGGCCACTGGCACTTCCTCGGCCGGCTCGAACCGGGCACGCTGCTCCTCGGCCCGGTCGAGGGACCACGGCACACCCTGACGGGCCGGCCCTCGCAGGACTGCGTGCTGCAACGGATCCCGCTGCGGGAGCTGTACGTACCGGACCAGGCGTACCCGCCCGCGTATCAGGACCCGTACGGCCGGACGGCGGCCACCCAGCTCGAGTACGCCTTCGGGCTCGGTGTCGGCCGCGGTCTCGGGGTGCTCTTCGAGGCGCCGCTCGAGGGCCGTCCGGCCGGCGAGGAGGCCATGGCCGACGACGACATCCTGTGGATGCAGGTCGAGCCGGGCAGCGTGCAGTACGGGGCCTCCTACAGCGCGGAGGCGGCGGGCGACCTGCTCGTCGAGGGCGCCATGTGGCAGAGCATGGTGAACCAGCAGTACCGGCTGCTGTCCGCGGTTGACGGCTGGATCGAAGCGCTGGAGCGTGCGCACGAGGACCGGACGGCCGCCGGAATCAAGGCCGGCGCCGATGTGCGCGCCCGGGCCGACGAGGCGCTGCTCGCCTCCATCGGCAGGCCGGACCGCGCCGCACGCGGTGCCGGAGGCACGGACGGCGACGACACGCTGCTGGCGGTGTGCCGGCAGGTCGCCGCCGCCACCGGGATCGCGCTCACCGAACCCCCGCGGAGCGGCGCGGCGGACGACCGCGTCGGCCCCGTCGAACGCATCGCCGTCGCCTCCCGTCTCCGCACCCGGCCCGTCCGTCTCCAGGGCCGCTGGTGGCGCACCGACGCCGGCCCGCTGGTGGGCCACCGGGCCGCCTCCGGCGCCCCCGTCGCCCTGATCTGGCGCCGCGGACGCTACGAAGCGGTCAATCCGCTCACCGGCTCCCGCACCCGGGTCGGCAGCGACAACGCGGACGAGTTCGAGGAACGCGCCGTCATGTTCTACCGGCCGCTGCCCGAGCGGCCCGCGAGCATCTGGCGGCTGGCCCGCTTCAGCATCCGCGGCAGCCGCAAGGACCTGCGGAACCTGGCCCTGGCCGGCCTCGTCACCGTCGGGCTCGGCGCGCTGGTGCCGATCGCGACCGGACAGATCCTCGGTGTGTACGTCCCCAAGGCCGAGAGCGGCCTGATCGTGCAGGTCTCGTTCGCCCTCATGGTCACCAGCATCGTCTCCGCCGCGTTCATGCTGCTGCAGAACCTCACCGTCCTGCGGATGGAGGGCCGGATCGAGAGCACCCTCCAACCCGCCGTCTGGGACAGGCTCCTGCGCCTGCCGACCACGTTCTTCGCCGAGCGGTCGACCGGGGAGCTGGCGAGCGCGGCCATGGGCATCAGCTCGATACGCCGCGTCCTGTCCGGCATCGGCCCCGTGGCCCTGCAGTCCACCACCCTCGGTGCGATGAACGTCGTGCTGCTCCTCTGGTACAGCGTTCCGCTGGCGCTCGCGGCCATCGGCATGCTGCTCGTCATCGGCGCGGTGTTCCTCGGCATGGGGCTGTGGCAGGTCCGCTGGCAGCGCAAGCTGGTGGAACTCTCCAACAAGCTCAACAACCAGGCGTTCCAGACCCTGCGCGGCCTGCCCAAGCTCCGCGTCGCCGCGGCGGAGAGCTTCGCCTACGCGGCCTGGGCGCGGCAGTTCGCCCGCTCCCGCGAACTCCAGCAGCGGGTCGGCCGGATCAAGAACCTGACCACCGTGCTGGACGCGGTCTATCTGCCGCTGTGCTCGCTCATCATGTTCATGCTGCTCGCAGGACCGGCACGCGGCTCCATGTCCGCCGCCGAGTTCCTCACCTTCAGCACCGCCGTCACCATGCTGCTGACCTCCGTCACCCAGCTCACCGGCGTGCTGGTGTCGGCCGCCGCCGCACTGCCCATGTTCGAGCAGGTGCGCCCCATCCTCGACGAGGCCCCCGAGGTGCGCGGATCGAGTGCGCAGCCCGGCACCCTGTCCGGCGCGATCGAGGCCAGGAAACTCACATTCCGGTACGCCGACGACGGCCCGCCGGTCCTCGACGACGTGTCGCTCCAGGTGCGGCAGGGCGAGTTCGTGGCGATCGTCGGCCCGAGCGGATGCGGCAAGTCGACCTTGCTGCGGCTGCTCATCGGCTTCGACAGGCCCGCTTCCGGCACGGTCCTCTACGACGGCCAGGACCTGGCCGCGCTGGACCCCGCCGCCGTGCGCCGGCAGTGCGGTGTGGTGCTCCAGAACGCCCAGCCGCTCACCGGCTCGATCCTCGACTGCATCTGTGGCGCGGAGACCTTCACGCAGGACGAGGTCTGGGAGGCGGCGGAAATGGCGGGGCTGGCGGAGGACATCAAGCGGATGCCGATGGGCCTGCACACCCTGATCTCGTCCGGCGGGGCGATCTCCGGCGGTCAGCGGCAGCGGCTGATGATCGCTCAGGCGCTGGTGCGGCGGCCGCGCATCCTCTTCTTCGACGAGGCCACCAGCGCGCTCGACAACGAGACGCAGCGCGTCGTCATCGAGAGCACCCGCCGGCTGGACGCCACCAGGGTCGTGATCGCCCACCGGCTGTCCACCGTGATGGACGCGGACCGGGTGATCGTGATGGAGGAGGGCCGGGTCGTCGAGGAGGGCAGGCCCGCCGAGCTGCTCGCCGACGCGGGCGGCCGGCTCCACGGACTGGTACGGCGGCAGCTGGCGTGAACGGGGAGCAGGGCGCTACCGCCTGCGGTGCGTGCCGCCGCCGCCCGTGAGGAGGGCGTCGCCGACGAGCCTGACCCCGCGGGCCAGCCGGCCGAGCTGCTCGAGCTCGACCGCGTACAGCCGGATGGTGTTCTCGATGACGGTCTCCGCCACGCCCAGCGGCGGCAGCTCGCACCGGGAGGTCTGCAGGGCGGCCCGTACCGCCCGCATCTCGTGCTGTATCTGCAGCTGCGCGTGCCGGGCGAGCAGGACGGGGTGCCTGTTGAGCGTCGAGTAGCCGGCGTAACGGGCCGG
Coding sequences within it:
- a CDS encoding NHLP family bacteriocin export ABC transporter peptidase/permease/ATPase subunit, giving the protein MTRTENDAHRPQQQLPPAGRGRHRPEAATPSGRRGTRRAAPPPRRKQQRRGSRPRSVRTPTVLQMEAVECGAAALAMVLSHYGRHVPLEELRIACGVSRDGSRASNVLKAARSYGLTAKGMQMEATALAEVQPPAILFWEFNHYVVYEGTGRRFGRRGVHINDPDKGRRFVPPEDFDTSFTGVALVFEPDRNFRKGGRKPGVMAAVPARMRGTAGTLFAAFLASLLLVAVGAAVPALSRTYIDMFLIGGQTSLLGTLFAAMAATVALTAVLTGLQQANLLRGRIISSTLGSARFLRHLLRLPVTFFAQRSPADLVQRLQSNDAVAETLARDLAAAAVDGVVVILYAALLWSYDPQLTVVGVLIALLNVVAMRIVIGLRATHTQKLRADSARLTNTSYTGLQLIETMKATGGENGFFRRWAGQHATTLDVQQRLGVPSAVLAVVAPTLATLNSALILWIGGLRAVEGHISIGLLVAFQALVARFTAPITRLNGVAGRIQDFAADVARLKDVESFPVDPLYSREEPDPSSRRLKGHVTLENITFGYSPLDAPLLSGFSLTVGPGRQVALVGGSGSGKSTVSRLISGLYTPWEGTIRIDGRLLADIPRGALAASVSFVDQDIFLFEGTVRDNVTLWDPSIPDEAVESALRDAAVHDVIMRRPEGIHSRVEQDGRNFSGGQRQRLEIARALVRRPSILVLDEVTSALDAETERVIIDNLRRRGCACVVIAHRLSTVRDSDEIVVLDHGAVVERGRHEELVAAQGPYAELVKEH
- a CDS encoding NHLP bacteriocin export ABC transporter permease/ATPase subunit, with the translated sequence MSSVPPAATAFHQAHEQSDAVLHALGGLGVPVDTSGLRSLHLEGPQVMWLVMAGALDLFAVDAAEEGHWHFLGRLEPGTLLLGPVEGPRHTLTGRPSQDCVLQRIPLRELYVPDQAYPPAYQDPYGRTAATQLEYAFGLGVGRGLGVLFEAPLEGRPAGEEAMADDDILWMQVEPGSVQYGASYSAEAAGDLLVEGAMWQSMVNQQYRLLSAVDGWIEALERAHEDRTAAGIKAGADVRARADEALLASIGRPDRAARGAGGTDGDDTLLAVCRQVAAATGIALTEPPRSGAADDRVGPVERIAVASRLRTRPVRLQGRWWRTDAGPLVGHRAASGAPVALIWRRGRYEAVNPLTGSRTRVGSDNADEFEERAVMFYRPLPERPASIWRLARFSIRGSRKDLRNLALAGLVTVGLGALVPIATGQILGVYVPKAESGLIVQVSFALMVTSIVSAAFMLLQNLTVLRMEGRIESTLQPAVWDRLLRLPTTFFAERSTGELASAAMGISSIRRVLSGIGPVALQSTTLGAMNVVLLLWYSVPLALAAIGMLLVIGAVFLGMGLWQVRWQRKLVELSNKLNNQAFQTLRGLPKLRVAAAESFAYAAWARQFARSRELQQRVGRIKNLTTVLDAVYLPLCSLIMFMLLAGPARGSMSAAEFLTFSTAVTMLLTSVTQLTGVLVSAAAALPMFEQVRPILDEAPEVRGSSAQPGTLSGAIEARKLTFRYADDGPPVLDDVSLQVRQGEFVAIVGPSGCGKSTLLRLLIGFDRPASGTVLYDGQDLAALDPAAVRRQCGVVLQNAQPLTGSILDCICGAETFTQDEVWEAAEMAGLAEDIKRMPMGLHTLISSGGAISGGQRQRLMIAQALVRRPRILFFDEATSALDNETQRVVIESTRRLDATRVVIAHRLSTVMDADRVIVMEEGRVVEEGRPAELLADAGGRLHGLVRRQLA